The Primulina tabacum isolate GXHZ01 chromosome 1, ASM2559414v2, whole genome shotgun sequence genome contains the following window.
TATGCTATCCCATTTAAGTCAATCTGGAAGCTAATTTTCTTCCTTGGATTATTCCAGAGGCTCACAAGCAAAGTTGCTAAAAATATAATGTTCTCAGCAATTATCTTTTTGAATGCTTTATCAATAGTGAACCCACTTCATCGTAGAggttatttttatgtttatatgttttTGATGAAAATGGATTGAAAACATAAATAGTACCAACAAGGATGTTTACTCTAATTTTTGTCAGATGTTCTGACTTCTGATTATGCTGTAAATCAAAAGGACAGATTAACCTCAATACTACTTTTGGGCTAATCGATTGATCCATTCCATTTATGGATGCATTTACGAACTAACAGAATTTTCGTATCCCCTGCAAAACAAAAGCGGCACAGCGCATTTAAAATATTAGTTATTATGTTGCACTTAAAATGTTGAATTCATGTGCAACAACCTTTATTTTCACCTTCCAGTGGGATCTTATTCTTTCAGGTTTTGGTTTAAATTCCTCATCTGAATTTGCTCTTTGTGCTGTTCCCTTATGTTTAAATTCTAGAACTGCAGTTTACAAGGTTGCTTCTGGTAACTTTCTTTGAATCTTTGTGACACACCTTTCTTTTTGTGTTTCTGTATCTATGGGAATATTAGTTATAAATGATGTTATTCAGAAACTACTCTCGCTCTCCACCCCTCCGTGATTATGTTTCTGTATCTGTTGGAGTGTTAGTTATAAATGATGTTCTTCAGAAACTACTCGCTCTCTCCCCCTTCCCCCCTGTGGTTGTGTTTCTGTATCTGTATCTGCTGGAGTGTTAGTTATAAATGATATTTTCCAGAAACTATTGTTGGAGTACTGATTACTGTTACGTATTCAGCTGTTAGTGAGCTTGAAACAGCAATTTCCTGCTACAACTCTTTCAATGTTGCGCCAATCTGGGCAATTGCTGAAAACTATCGTTTTGAACCTGCCTTTGTTGAGGTATATCTTGTACCTGTAGTATGTACTCACTTGATATGATTGTTGTGGTTGCTTAGTAAAACCGAATATGGATTTCACAGGGCAGAAAACTTCTTACTGAAGTTGGAGACATAATAAATGTCCACACCATTATTGAAGGTTCAATGAATATCTCAAATCcatatttttcaagttcttGGAGACGCGGCTTTAACGTGAGTGTCTTCATGTTTTAATTCCTCGAGCGTTTATCTGGTAGATGATGACTCTTACTGTTGATAAGTATTTACCTGCACGCAAGGCAACAATGTAAACGGATTTCTTTCAAGCTCATTTCTATCTTTTTTATGTAAACATGAAAACGTATTCAGTGCCTTGTCTGTGCTGATAAAGTCTAAATGGAAAGAATTGTTTCCTACATTTTGTTTTAGGTCTCAAAATAATGCGAATTCTATTTCTCATTTGTTGTGGACAACTTTTTGCATATTCTTGAGTCATTTTTCTTTGTTCTGTAATCTATCAGCCAAATCTGTATATTTTACTGATCTGTGTTTCGTGTTCTGCAGGGGGGTTTCATTCTAGATATGGGTGTTCATTTCATTGCTGGATTAAGAATGGTTAGTTACCTTTTAGATGAATCTGAATGATAATTCTGTGATATTGGATTGGAATCTACTTCAGCGGTGCAGCCTATCAATCCTAACATTTTTCAGATTTAATTCATTGTATAACCATCTTACCAAACTATTATTCTTGGATCATAACTTGCTCTAGTTCGAAAAGAGAAGCATATTTCTGAATATCACATTCAAGTTGCAATTATATCGTCGATCTATTACTAATAATGTTCATACTGCCATCTATCTGGTTTTGATGATCTTTGTCTTCTATACGAGAAGCTTGTCGGGTGTGAGATAACTTCGGTGTCAGCTCTTACATCTCATATTGATGGGACTTTGCCTCCCCCAGATCATATCTCCTCAACAATGTAAGATTTTGATAATGAAACtatttataagaaattttatattattgggcatttgaaatattatatatGCATTCTTCTTATTTGCATATCCCCTTTAGTCAGCTGGAGAATGGGAGTTCTGGTGTATTTGTGCTGGTGGTGTCATCTAAATCTCCTAAGGTATGAATTACACAGACAGAATGTCTAAATTTATTTCGTCTCCATTTGTACCATATACATGAGAGTGTTCATTTGAGGCTGTAACATTTGCATTGTTCACTTGTATGTAGGTGCTCTGGCGAGTTGTGGGCTTGAAGGGAACTATACAAGTTGAGCGCGGAGACATAGATGGGAAGCATGGCTACGcagttaataattattatttctgTAATCTCCTCTTTATCATTCTGAGTCAAAGAACTAGTTTTTTATGGGTTATATTATTATCACAGGTCACGCTATTTACCGGAGATGGCGGAAACAAAAGCTGGTTTTACCCGTTCAGTGGTGTGACTGATGAGCTTAAAACATTTTTGGCAGATGCTTCACTTGCGACCCTGAAGGTATTGTTCCCATAACAATCTTGAGTTGACTAATCAAAGGTCTTTTATGGCTCGATTGCCTCATTTCTGTTGTTTCTATTGTCCTTGTTGGCAGAAAGATCAGAGTTACCAAGTTGAGCAGCGCCTTTCTTTTCTCGAAGGTGCCCGAGATGTTGCTGTTTTGGAGGCAATGCTTGAATCTGGAAAGAGGCAGGGGGCTGCTGTCCAAGTGAGAAAGTTTTAGCTTAGCATCTCCTCTTCAGGTTCAACTACACTTGTTTGCAAGACGTACTCAAAACAAGCTATTAGCAAGATCAGTAAGACTTCGTGTCGAGAGTATTTCATGGCAGCTACTTCCCCACAATCATTACTGTTAAAATTATCTAATATTCATTTTCCGACCACCTTCACACTCGAGTTATAATTTGCAGTTTAAGTTGTATCTTTACATAAAATTTATAAGCATTCCATTTCTCCTTTTTTTCCCTCTGCCTTCCATTTTCATCGTTTAGCTTATTTCTTGATGAAATTATACAATTCTTGAACTGAACAATATTCCCTCGTACTTTTTAAGTGGTTTTCACTTATTGAGTAGAATAATCCGGGATTATGGTTGTACACAATTGGTTTTTTGACCCAGAACAACGTGGATGCTTTACGTAGTAGCACGCACTTTGATCTTTTTACCAACTCCATTATGTGTTATCAGATGACGAGGTTGAGTGTAGTATAGAAACACGTAGAAGTTAATGTATTGCAGTTGGGGATTCACAGCTCACCGATGGATGaaaatatcctatgtgatccgATGAGTTATTAGTGCAAGTAATCTCTGGCCACAATAATACATATGCattttgaaaaattgttttCTCAGTTGCCCATATCATGTCACTTTTATAttcaaagatacatcacattGTTTTCGAATTTATTTGCAACTATCGATAtatcaatggttgcagattcgaaccataacttaaggttcatgcaggcactatcagtgatacccaTGGGATCACGAGacaatgctactagacgctcctACCATAATATAAAGGGTGTAAaaagacttgagttctgacgtttttGATCAAATAGTTGACGAAAAGAATGAGTCTAATTAAGGTAAGCCCGAATAGATGAAGATCAAACATATTGCTTATAAATGAATTTATAAATTGATTGCATTGTGAAATTTAGCTTAACTGCTAATTAAGTGAGCACAGTGGAACTACCCGTTTCAGTGAATGAATTCATGAAACTAGCTGCAAAAAATGGATCAATGAAAAATTTTGTCTTTgggaattttcattttttattaacaaaacgagatttgtatccttgataCATCGACGTTGTCTGATAATTGATCggagttataatgagttcacaattatttatatagtgaatttaaaataaactaattaaataataaattagtagTGATGACTACTTAGtgtaaaattttcattaaacATTCTAGACGAGTATAGAatagattaattaataaataattaatttgtaATTATACAAAGATATTTAATTTAaggaataaataaatatatgtgtgtgtgtattattatcaaaagttgataacAATTTAATTGTGCATGGTATTTTCAAGAATTGAAAATACATACATGAGAGTTTTTGAATAATGAAAAAACAATATCATTATAAAAAGAGAATCTTGATTAGATCAGGAAGATGCTTTTATAAATATGAAATTAATAGTTGAATTatacaaataaattttatacacaaatttttgtcaacaTTTTTTTATACTTTCTCGCCTCACAAAAGTAGACAACTTTTTCCAAGGGATTCTGTCAAACACCTTCCACCACATCACCGTCGTGACGCCGCCGCACAATTGTCGCCATCTCGCCGGATTTCTGAAATTCCGACGATCAACACTTtctgttagacttaattttattgtggtgatgagagtcaaaaccagtaagCTGTATTAGCTAAAGCAGAACTCGACTTATAAATTGACAGAAGCAGAACTAGACTTATAAGAGCAGAATTAGAATTTAGAAAAGCAGAAGCATAACTTAACAGAAGTTAACGTCTTTTACTTGATCATTacagtcttaaatgttaccgttactttacctagtactaagCATTAATTACaccattaatgctgaacaaagacatttaacgctctttactagttttggtatgaaacaagactgattactttgaagctttctgcaggacccttTTTAGGTGATAAAGCTGATTTTACTCAGAAGTCACAGAAGTCGTTTTTATTATAGACATTGTACTCAAAAGCTTTCTATATATAACGGTCAAATCCTTTATAGAAAAACAACGTTATTATCTTTATCAACgcaacgattattccaacgtgagtttgagctatcatcaactactacttatcttcaagctcaacatacagaaaagcagcacacgctttatTCTAAATAtccgatcttttgagatcatattgtgctgctgTTTCATAGTCTCTTCAAGATAAACACTTTACTATATCTTATTGAGAAGAatttgtaatctggaaaagagtcttttgtGTTGtgtgatactaagagtttcagtaggcaaatgaTAAGCCTTACTGaaatgggtgtgtacaagtgttgtactgtaataaccaaagtcttttagtgatatcttctggaaacagaagaaggggagacgtagaagagtttatcttcgaactttcagaaacaaccactgttctactgcctactgttttattgttttcacccacaaaccatcagatcgtttccgcacttattttGTTATCTTCTGGTAATACattcgaacaagataagctttaatctctaacaggattctagcaccctttgcaaaaatgtCCAAtaaaggaacgagtttattcacctccctctaaactctatatcgaacctcaacaagtggtatcagagcagattttcTCTTGTTCCGAAAATTTACAACAGatatggcacacttcagcaaagtacccatgttctcaaaagaagatttcgatgactggaagatccggatgcaagcccatcttgcagctcaagatgaagacatgtggtttgtcatcacagatggtcccctgaaaattttaaagccaAATACAGCTATTGCTATTACTGAGGGGGCACCACAGATGGTTGAGAAGCACAGAGGAGAATGGACAAGTGATGACAAAAAGAAAGCTAATCTTGACAATGTTGCGAAGGACAATCTCTACAAGACACTTGATAATAACaccttcagcaagatcaagatgtgttctactgcgaaagagatttgggagaagctcatccaaatctgtgaaggaaatgaacaggcGGAGGAGAACAAGTTATCTGTAGCAatgcaaaaatttgaaaatctcaaaatgaaagctggagaaactctgagcgagtttgatgaacgtttcagcagcttGATAAATGAGCTAGAAGTTCTGGGAAAAGAATATGGAAACATAGAAATAACACTCAAAGtaatgagagctttacccagagAATGAGACGTAAAAACTATAGCTATGAGAGTATCtaaagatctgaacaagttTGAACTGCACGACTTGTTTgcagacttaaaagcctatgagtttgaactggaAGTGAGAACTGGAGAAGAGTCCTTATCGAAtccacctaccaaggctcttacTGCTACTGCTGCAGTTGCTCCAAGTGCATCACCTGCTACTGCCATTGAAAGCACATTTGAAAAGACTACTGAACATAttagcaatgatgctatgtccttatttgtgaagaaatttttcagattcatgaagaagaattaTCGAGCTTACCAGAGTCCTAATCGAAACTTTAAGAGAGAGTCACCACCCGGTGACATGGCGTGTTTCAACTGTGGAAAAGTTGGGCATTTCATTGCTGATTGCCCAAAGCCGAAGAAAGATGATCAGAAAAAAAAGGAATAGaagaggaatgacaagaaatccAGAAGAGACCGCGAAGcgatgattgctgaagaaagcaaatcaaaatggACGGATTCTAGTTCTGAGTCTCCTGACTCAGAAATTCATTCCAGTGATAccgatgcagaagagatcaaatgtatCATGGCAGACACTGAATCAATCTCGAtatctggagaggtatttgactttgactctaatGAATTTAGACGAACTGATTTagttaaagcactgcatgacatggtggaagagtactcaagactttctcagtcattcgaggaagttaaaactgaaaatcaaaacttaaaaaatcAAATCAGTAAGTTTATTTGCTTGCAAGAAAACAGCTGTAGCGATCTagaagttgagatgagtaaattaagaactgagaatgaaagagtgaaTGCAAATTACCAGACGATAAAATCTGAGAATCAGAAGCTATCGGTTCTGGTGAAcgcatggaacaagtcttctttTTCACTAGAGAAGATGCAAAGAATTACAAAATCAATCTGGAGACAGAAGTGGTCTCAGATTCagtaataatgaaagcacttttgaaacaagtactaagccagaactggatacaagcaaagggaaatacattcattttgttaaatcaagtgtggtatatgaaccagtAGTACCAACTGTTCAAGTCAGAAGGTTTGAAGATCAGTTGAACATAAATAAGCATTATGGTCCATCAGAGTtttggatccagtagaggattcaactcaggaggacaaccctaTATGAAGGTTAGAAATTACCAGTGCTATAATTCTAGAATggtcagaagagatacagaccagacgacaaaaacagaagggaagaacaacatcttaaaatgcattctgttagaaataacagaccttATGTTGCACACATCTctgtggatacccgaagtaAAAAGTCAcctaaaattgtaaaaatgtgggttcctaaagaactgataaggcttgggcccaaatagattgggtaccagttaCTAAAACTTGTGCTTGCAAGAACAGGAGAGGAAAACCAAGATCAGCAGCTCTACATGATATctagacagtggatgttccataCATTTGCCTTGACAAAAGAGTCTACTTTCAgaaataatgagttgtactggatcaaagataacttttggggacaactcaaaaggtaaaatcaTGGGTAAAgataagattatccatggtaatattaCTATAAATGATGTACTCTTGGTTGAAAATCTCTGTTAcaatttgattagcattagtcaactgtgtgataatggttattcagtaacttttcagaagcacacctGCACAGTTAAAGACGCTGATGAGTCTACTATCTTAACaggaaaaagagaaggcaatACCTACAAAGTATCTTGGAACAtagatcatgttaatgttcCTACATTTTTAGTTGCCTCTCTcagtgataaacattggctatggcacaagagattgaatcacctgaacttcaagtcaatcaataatctcaagaagcagaacatagttgatggtttacctGATATCAATTTCGTTAAGAAACATGTTTGTTCTGCATATCAACTTGacaaacaagtaagatctacCATCAAGAATAAATGTAGTAAATCAAcatcaaggtgtttggaattattgcatatggacttatttggtccaatccctatcatgagcttaggggaatGAAGTATactcttgttgttgttgatgacttttctagatttacttgagtaatatttcttactggaaaagatcaaaccagtagcctcctgatcaagcttctgaaaaagattcaaaatgaaaaatcaatctCTGTCATTAAAATAAGAAGTGATCGGGGcactgagtttactaacaagattcttcaGTTATATTTAGATGAACATGGTATTCATTATGAATATTCAGTTGCCAGAACGCCTCAAAAAAAtcgagtagctgagaggagaaacagaactcttaaagaagctgttAGAACAATGCTAGAAGATGCaaacatctctcagcgcttctgggcagaagcaatcaatacAGCGTTCTACACACAGaacagaaccatgatcaacaaaaggcacaatcagaccccatatgagatatggaaagggagtaagcctaatgtatcatattttcatgtgtttggttgcaaATGCTTTGTgtaaataatggcaaaaattatttatatgcatttgattcaaaatcagatgctggaatttttcttggatattcagcaatAAGCAAAgcatttagaattttcaataatagaactcttaatgttgaagaatctattcatgttgttttttatGAAGATAGCAGCGTTCCTGGAATTTCTAAcatgtcaaatctaagtaacagatTAGACAGAATTCATCTGGAAGtggacagtgaagatgatgcagtaTCAAGTGTCAAAGATGCCCAAATTCCAGAACCACACATTCCTCAGGTAGAACCAGTTGTTCAGACACAGGACATACCAGAACCAGaagctgacattccagaacctgctactgcttTAGCTGAGCATGATCCGAATCCATCAAATcaggaagaaatttctttaaaccaTTTTGTGTGGAGAAAATCTCACCCTTCATttttggttattggtaatccagcagctccattaagaaccagaaggcaaatgataaatgaatatatgcatgctgcttttatctctcaggatgaaccaaagaatattgaagaagctcttctggatcccagtttgattgaagctatgcaagaagagatgaatcaatttaaaataaatgaagtttggtttcttgtacctagaccatccCATCAAGCAGTAATTGGAATtcggtgggtatttagaaacaaactaaatgaagaaggtactgttgttagaaataaagcaagactgatggctcaaggtttcagacaagaagaaggaatagactatgatgaaatctatgcaccagtagcaaggcttgaagctatcagaatattcttagcctttgctgctttcaagaacttcaaagtttatcaaatgGACGTGAAAAATGCATTTCTAAAAggtctactacaagaagagttctacgttgaacaacctccaggatttattgatcatttcttactatatcattttttaaaattacacaaagccctgtaTGGTTTGAAACATGCACCTCTAGCATGGTATGACACACTCTCACAATTTCTTTTCAATCATGGCTTTACAACCGGCACAGTAGACAAGACTCTATTcactttagttaagaataagcacattctATTAGTACatatttatgttgatgaaattatttttgggtcaactcaCCCCAAATTGTGTGAAAATTTTGCTAAGATTATGCAGGATCAATTcaaaatgagcatgatgggataATTGACATTCTTCCTAAGACTGCAGATCAAGCAACTCAATACAAGAATCTTCATAAATCAGGCTAAGTACACTAAAgagctactgaaaaagtttggcatggaagcatgctctgctgcttccactccaatgagctcatctactaaacttgataaggatgaaaatggaattttaGTAGAAGTAACTTAGTATCGTGGTCTAATTTgttcattgttatatcttacttcCAGTAGACCttatattatgtttgctgtttgtattTGTACATGATACCCCTGTAAAGGTCCGGGTTAATGGTGACCCATTTCcgggttaatgatgacccgGGTTATCGGTTGAATAGCCCGGATCAGAAGCCAGCTGCCCGGGCACTTCTTCTCCACCCGGTTTCTCATACAGGTACTCAGGTAACCAACTACccaggccacctcgagaattgcaccacactcgagtgtgatcgaTACAGACAGTCTAATCCGTCAGAACCACTTGGGTTTGGAGTGtccgagaagtcatcagaagctagtatGATAAACCGACTTGGTAGGTGGTGTGGTAATCAAGGTAACTACCCATTCTtccactataaatagcaggtattaaagtcatttaatgattctgaaatctttgaactaaaagcacttacatatttcctctcaaatattgcttgtgttcattaaaaagcctgctgacttaagcatcggagtggcccggcgcccattcacgagttactttcttgtttacaggtgttgatccaagccattatcttcactcaaattctcaaacattataaattattgatttggtccgttggagccccgtacccggctcacccattttaacgagatcacatcattggcgccgtctgtgggaacacACTGAGTTcgagacgttgatatggctcgtacGAGAAGAACCAACCAGGGTAATTCTCACGCCCAGGGTGATGGGGGGCAAACTTCAAGACAAGCTGATGTTAATAACATTGGAACAAACCTCATTACCCTGACCCCGGAAGAGTTAAAGAAAATGATGGCCGATGCCGTTGTGCTAGCTATGGCCAGGAAGGAGGTCTCTCACCCTGTCACACCACCCGGTGATAAGCAGGGACGTGATCAGGGATTtgagcaggagcaggagcaggGGCAGGGAAGGAGGGATAACGAGATGGTAGGAGAAGACGAGGGATCCAGCGCTGGGTCCAAATCTCCTACCGTGGCAGAGGAATTGATGGAATTAAGGCAGAAGATGAAGGTATTGGAAGGACAGTTGGAAAGACGGAGCGTTGCCTGGGCAGTCCCGAGAGGATGCCCGTTTTCTGATATCATCGTCCGGGAGCCTCTTCCTGGAAATTTCAAATCTGCGaaggtgaaagactatgatggcAATGCAGACCCGGAGAAACACCTGGCCaggtttgaaaatatggccatgttgcactgttacactgATAGAATCAAGTGCAAGGTGTTCCTAACAACACTGGTGGATTCAGCTCAGAGGTGGTTCGAAGGCTTGACTTCCCAAAGTATCAGTTCCTTTGGAGACTTCCAGAAGGTGTTTTTACACCATTTTAGCAGCAGTAAAAGTACaaaaagactgcttttagtcttTTTGAAGTTAAGCAGAACCCAGAAGAGAGTTTAAGGGCCTATATCAGAAGATTCAATAGAGTGGCCCTAGACGTCCCTACTTGTGCCACCGAAACAAAGACTACTGCATTCACCCAGGGTTTGAGAGAGGGTGAGTTCTTCAAGTCACTGACTAAGAAGGTGCCGGGAGATTTCGAGGATCTATTGTCGCGagcagaaaaatatatcaatatggAGGAGGCCCAGAAACAAAAGAGGAACGCTGTGAGAAAAGAAAAAGGAGACCGGATGTCTAAGCCCGAGGAGAGGGGACAGAAAAGAGGCAATACAGGGCACTTTTCTCACCACGTGCCTCTGAAAATTGCTCGGGAGAGGGAAGTGCAGGAGTGCAGCAGAGATTTGGCCCCGGATCATCAGTTATCCCGGCCAGAAAAGAGTGGATTTTGCTCTTTTCACAAAGTATGCCACCATAACACTGAAAACTGCAAGACACTAAAGGGGAATTATGCCTCACCCTTCATCCCGGGACCCAGTAACAATAGCCAGAGGCCGAGAGTGCCACCTTGGACATCTCGGCCACCAGGATCCAGCGCCCGAGGAGGAAGTGTGAGGAATATCCCGAGGATTGAGCCCAGTAGAAGAAGGGAGCCTGAGCCCGAGAGAAAAAAGAATTCGCCCCCTGCCACAtgaatgatcaaaatgatattaggAGGCTCTACTGATGGAGATTCTAACCGGGCAAGGAAGGGGAGAAGCAGGAGGGAATGTTTGGAGGTAGAAGGAGCAAGAAGGAATGAGGCGATCATTAGTTTTGGCCCGGAAGATTTGAGAGGGGTGAATCTGCCCCACAACGACGCCCTGGTGATCCAAGCCCGAGCGGCGAATTATGATATTCTACGGGTCTTTGAGGACTCAGGCAGCtctgtaaatgtaatttttaaagatgcCTTTGTACAGATGGATTTTCAGGGCTACCACCTAGAGGCTGTGGAGACTGCCCTCTTTGGTTTTGCTGGCCATATGGTTTACTCGGAAGGGGAGATCATGTTGCCATTAACCTTGGGTTCTCAGGATCTTAAGAGGACGGTGATGACTTCATTCACCATAGTGGATTCCCcgtcatcatataatatcattttgggGAGACCCGCTATGAACGAATTGAGAGCCGTAGCATCCACATAccaccaaaagataaaatttccaGTAGGAGCTCGGGTGGGAGAAGTCCGA
Protein-coding sequences here:
- the LOC142545471 gene encoding dehydrogenase FPY6 yields the protein MAQQPQHVAIVGAGIFVRNTYIPRLAEISNLVVLRAIWSRSEESARGAVEIAKKFFPNVECKWGDTGLSEIIDDASIIGVAVVLAGQTQVEMSLRLLKGGKHVLQEKPAAASVSELETAISCYNSFNVAPIWAIAENYRFEPAFVEGRKLLTEVGDIINVHTIIEGSMNISNPYFSSSWRRGFNGGFILDMGVHFIAGLRMLVGCEITSVSALTSHIDGTLPPPDHISSTIQLENGSSGVFVLVVSSKSPKVLWRVVGLKGTIQVERGDIDGKHGYAVTLFTGDGGNKSWFYPFSGVTDELKTFLADASLATLKKDQSYQVEQRLSFLEGARDVAVLEAMLESGKRQGAAVQVRKF